One Lucilia cuprina isolate Lc7/37 chromosome 4, ASM2204524v1, whole genome shotgun sequence DNA segment encodes these proteins:
- the LOC111681604 gene encoding metastasis-associated protein MTA3 isoform X5: MATNMYRVGDYVYVETSPNSPYLIRRIEELNKSQSGSVEAKVMCFYRRRDLPNTLVQLADKHQPALDEERTSPVSAAGDKVTTGHNASSGTSEKGEPLTAKQRYQIKHRELFLSRQVESLPATQIRGKCSVTLLNETESLQSYLNKDDTFFYCLVFDPTQKTLLADKGEIRVGSRYQSEIPAKLKDITTDERKLEELETLVWTPSHVLTDRKIDQFLVVSRSIGTFARALDCSSSVKQPSLHMSAAAASRDITLFHAMDTLHKHNYSIEEAMCSLVPSTGPVLCRDEIEDWSASEANLFEEALDKYGKDFNDIRQDFLPWKTLKQIIEYYYMWKTTDRYVQQKRVKAVEAELKLKQVYIPQYNATTTTKGNSGGVGATTVTKAGVFNGTTNGGPDVSNMGKPCESCSNVKSSQWYPWNSGNVLTRLCQTCWDYWKKYGGLKSKNDGSIEDSKKKVIADEEEKVSDLSNRSLHKCSIVNCGKEFKLKTHLARHYAQAHGIAISSSSPRPIMKTRTAFYLHTNPMTRLARIICRNIIKPKKAARQSSYAINTQLVKQEFTTRMSGKSATDIKNILLLKKKDRGSVTKIANRLGSPGIGPHEWLVLTPKDKMPKPDVVYFPKPPKGPDGSLLYDRIPNKIIDLEKDITIIPTPAPSVMRKRPHEETQLNGTEVTIVPAGPPTKRPNKDPMPSHCPSPEQFAAMMAASGQPLSRHHLNGKPKIAQMARTGNGRKQVISWMDAPDDVYFRATNASKKARKFLSPTDLRRAARKPWRNIPIAAAVKPHIASRAIKSEVVILD, from the exons atggCTACAAATATGTATCGTGTCGGAG acTATGTCTATGTAGAGACATCTCCGAATAGCCCATATCTAATACGTCGCATTGAAGAATTGAATAAAAGTCAAAGTGGTAGTGTTGAAGCTAAAGTAATGTGCTTCTATAGAAGAAGAGATCTTCCAAATACCTTGGTTCAATTAGCTGATAAACATCAAC ctgCCCTAGATGAAGAACGTACAAGTCCTGTTTCTGCTGCCGGTGATAAAGTAACAACGGGCCATAATGCTTCGTCAGGAACATCGGAAAAAGGTGAACCCTTAACGGCTAAACAACGTTATCAAATCAAACATCGTGAATTGTTTTTGTCACGACAAGTTGAATCTTTACCCGCCACACAAATAAGAGGCAAATGTTCGGTGACACTGCTTAATGAAACGGAATCACTgcaaagttatttaaataaagac GATACATTTTTCTATTGTTTGGTCTTTGACCCCACTCAAAAAACTCTTTTGGCTGATAAAGGTGAAATTCGTGTTGGTAGTCGTTATCAAAGTGAAATTCCCGCTAAGCTTAAAGACATTACCACCGATGAACGCAAATTAGAAGAATTAGAAACTTTAGTATGGACTCCAAGTCATGTATTAACAGATCGAAAAATTGATCAGTTTTTGGTTGTATCGCGTTCCATTGGAACATTTGCACGAGCTTTGGATTGTAGTAGTTCGGTTAAACAGCCTTCATTACACATGTCAGCGGCAGCAGCAAGTCGCGATATTACTCTG TTTCATGCCATGGACACATTGCACAAACATAATTATTCCATTGAAGAGGCAATGTGTTCTTTAGTTCCTTCCACTGGTCCAGTTTTATGTCGTGATGAAATCGAAGATTGGAGTGCTTCAGAAGCAAATCTATTTGAAGAAGCATTAGATAAATATGGCAAAGATTTCAATGATATACGACAAGATTTC CTGCCTTGGAagacattaaaacaaattattgaatattattaCATGTGGAAAACGACAGATCGTTATGTCCAACAAAAACGCGTTAAGGCTGTGGAAGCGGAACTAAAGTTGAAACAAGTATATATACCGCAATATAATGCTACTACTACAACAAAGGGTAATAGTGGTGGTGTTGGAGCAACAACAGTAACAAAAGCTGGTGTTTTCAATGGCACAACAAATGGTGGTCCGGATGTCTCAAATATGGGCAAACCTTGTGAATCTTGCTCAAATGTTAAATCATCACAA TGGTATCCTTGGAATAGTGGCAATGTGCTCACTCGTCTATGTCAAACGTGTTGGGATTATTGGAAAAAGTATGGTGGtcttaaaagtaaaaatgaTGGCAGTATAGAAGATAGTAAGAAGAAAGTGATTGCCGACGAAGAGGAAAAAGTTAGTGATTTATCAAATCGTTCATTGCATAA GTGTTCAATTGTTAATTGTGGCAaagaatttaaactaaaaacgcaTCTTGCTCGTCATTATGCCCAAGCTCATGGCATAGCAATTAGTTCCAGTTCGCCCAGACCGATAATGAAGACACGCACGGCTTTCTATTTGCACACGAATCCAATGACCCGACTGGCGCGCATTATTTGCAGGAATATAATAAAACCGAAAAAAGCTGCCCGACAGAGTTCATATGCAATAAATACACAGCTGGTGAAGCAAGAAT TTACAACTCGTATGTCTGGAAAATCAGCTACagatataaagaatattttgttgCTGAAAAAGAAGGATCGTGGTAGTGTTACTAAGATAGCTAATCGTTTGGGATCACCTGGTATTGGACCACATGAGTGGTTAGTGTTGACTCCAAAAGATAAAATGCCAAAACCAGATGTGGTTTACTTCCCAAAACCACCAAAAGGTCCAGACGGCAGTCTACTATACGATCGTATACCCAATAAGATTATTGATCTGGAAAAAGATATAACAATTATACCAACACCAGCTCCCTCTGTAATGCGTAAAAGACCTCACGAAGAAACACAGCTAAATGGAACAGAag tgaCCATCGTACCGGCTGGACCACCTACTAAGAGACCCAACAAAGATCCTATGCCCTCACATTGTCCGAGCCCCGAACAATTTGCTGCTATGATGGCTGCCTCGGGTCAACCATTATCAAGACATCAT CTTAATGGAAAACCGAAAATTGCTCAAATGGCGCGTACAGGTAATGGTCGCAAACAGGTTATTAGTTGGATGGATGCGCCAGATGATGTTTACTTTAGAGCAACAAATGCCAGCAA AAAAGCGCGTAAATTTTTATCACCTACAGATCTAAGAAGGGCAGCCCGTAAACCCTGGCGTAATATTCCTATAGCAGCAGCTGTAAAACCCCATATAGCTAGCAGAGCTATTAAGTCAGAGGTTGTTATATTAGACTGA